The following are encoded together in the Neospora caninum Liverpool complete genome, chromosome IV genome:
- a CDS encoding putative replication factor c subunit, producing the protein MNPRECADENLPPDNRGKEDASPTTLDSIWIEKYRPETLDDVVGNDQVMRRLRIIAKEGNMPHLMLAGPPGTGKTSSVLCLCKQLLGSRWRACTLELNASDERTIDVIREKVKHFAKEKRDLPPGRHKIVILDEVDAMTEAAQQALRRIMEQFSDTTRFALACNSSASVIEPLQSRCAILRFRKLDDAQLVRRLRQVCSMEAVQVTDDGMEAIVFCADGDMRSALNNLQSTVSAFGIVNRENVEKVCDNPPPEAVRAMLLECLAGKWRAAHDIATELLHRGYTPMDVVLTTRSVLSRFDNECKEHILLEYLKYVGLTHMTMASGLSTPLQLDKMLANLCRVSLVLPA; encoded by the exons ATGAACCCTCGCGAGTGCGCAGATGAAAATCTGCCTCCCGACAATcgtggaaaagaagacgcgtcgCCGACAACTCTCGACTCCATCTGGATCGAAAAATACAGACCCGAAACGCTCGACGATGTCGTGGGAAACGATCAGGTTATGCGCCGGCTGCGCATCATCgcaaaagagggaaacaTGCCGCACCTCATGCTCGCC GGACCGCCAGGGACGGGGAAGACTTCCAGtgtgctctgtctctgcaagCAGCTGCTGGGTAGCCGGTGGCGAGCATGCACGCTGGAACTCAATGCTTCCGATGAACG CACGATCGACGTCATCCGCGAGAAAGTCAAGCATTTCGccaaggagaaacgcgacctTCCACCTGGAAGGCACAAGATCGTTATTCTCGATGAAGTCGATGCCATGACAGAAGCTGCCCAGCAG GCGCTTCGTCGAATCATGGAGCAATTCAGCGACACCACTCGCTTCGCGCTCGCGTGCAAttcctcggcttctgtcATCGAGCCGCTGCAGTCCCGGTGTGCAATTCTTCGCTTCCGCAAACTGGACGATGCCCAG CTcgtccgtcgtcttcgccaaGTGTGTTCGATGGAAGCTGTGCAAGTGACCGACGACGGCATGGAGGCAATTGTCTTTTGCGCCGATGGAGACATGCGCAGTGCTTTGAATAACCTGCAATCaactgtctccgcgttcgGAATCGTcaacagagaaaacgtcGAAAAG GTGTGCGACAATCCACCTCCAGAAGCCGTGCGCGCGATGCTCCTGGAGTGTTTGGCGGGGAAGTGGCGGGCGGCCCACGACATTGCGACCGAGTTGCTTCATCGCGGCTACACGCCGATGGATGTGGTGTTGACGACGCGGTCGGTGCTCAGCCGCTTCGACAACGAGTGCAAAGAGCACATTCTCCTCGAGTATCTCAAA TATGTCGGCCTCACACACATGACTATGGCGTCTGGTCTCAGCACCCCGCTGCAGCTCGA CAAGATGCTCGCGAACCTCTGTCGGGTGTCGCTGGTCCTCCCAGCGTAA